A stretch of Geomonas oryzisoli DNA encodes these proteins:
- a CDS encoding response regulator translates to MLHKKYTILVADDDPNDRLLMERAFKASLVKAELRLVTCGEEAIAYLKGEGVFDDRSNYQYPSFLLTDLKMFPGDGFSILAFLQSTPDSAIIPTIVLSSSNDSDDIKRAYMLGASAYIVKPQDPKELIEFLKAIAAFWLICEVPEVDEAGRRVSTKSQGKLGERFT, encoded by the coding sequence ATGTTGCACAAAAAGTACACTATTCTCGTGGCTGATGACGACCCAAATGATCGGCTGCTGATGGAACGAGCTTTCAAGGCCAGCCTTGTAAAGGCAGAGCTTCGACTAGTGACATGCGGAGAAGAAGCAATTGCATACCTTAAAGGTGAAGGAGTGTTCGACGACCGTTCAAACTATCAGTACCCATCATTCCTTCTCACTGACTTGAAAATGTTTCCCGGTGACGGGTTTTCGATTCTCGCCTTTCTGCAAAGTACGCCAGACTCTGCAATCATTCCCACCATCGTACTTTCATCGTCAAATGACTCGGATGACATAAAAAGAGCTTACATGCTTGGAGCAAGCGCCTATATTGTCAAACCGCAGGACCCCAAGGAATTGATTGAATTCCTAAAGGCAATCGCCGCTTTCTGGCTGATCTGTGAAGTGCCTGAGGTGGATGAGGCCGGCCGACGAGTGTCGACAAAAAGTCAAGGGAAATTGGGCGAAAGGTTCACTTGA
- the ald gene encoding alanine dehydrogenase, whose product MIVGILKEIKVEENRVSMTPAGVEVMVSHGHTLLVETGAGAGSGFADEAYQKAGAEIVATPAEIYRRSDMVMHVKEPQPSEYDLIREGQIVFTYFHFAAAEGLTRAFIKSKGIAVAYETITGPGNSLPLLTPMSEVAGRMAAQQAAKYAERAQGGRGILLGGVPGVAPATVVVIGGGVVGTHAAQMACGMGAKVYLLDMSLERLRHLSEVMPKNCFPVMSSPATIRELVKEADVVIGAVLVHGAKAPKLVTRDMLKTMKPGAVLVDVAIDQGGCFETSRPTTHREPTYLEEGVLHYCVANMPGAVPLTSTAALTNATLPYAVALADRGWRDVARNNPGVREGVNVALGKVTYRGVAEAFGLEYTPVDEVLG is encoded by the coding sequence ATGATCGTCGGGATTCTCAAGGAAATCAAGGTAGAGGAAAATCGCGTCAGTATGACCCCCGCCGGGGTGGAAGTCATGGTGAGTCACGGGCACACCCTGCTGGTGGAGACCGGCGCCGGCGCCGGCAGCGGCTTCGCCGACGAGGCCTACCAAAAGGCCGGTGCCGAGATCGTCGCCACCCCCGCGGAGATCTACCGCCGCAGCGACATGGTCATGCACGTCAAGGAGCCGCAGCCCAGCGAGTACGACCTGATCCGTGAGGGGCAGATCGTCTTCACCTACTTCCATTTCGCCGCGGCCGAGGGGCTGACCCGCGCCTTCATCAAGAGCAAGGGGATTGCGGTCGCCTACGAGACCATCACCGGACCGGGCAACTCGCTGCCGCTTTTGACCCCGATGAGCGAGGTCGCCGGGCGCATGGCGGCCCAGCAGGCGGCCAAGTACGCCGAGCGGGCCCAGGGGGGGCGCGGCATTCTGCTGGGCGGGGTCCCGGGTGTGGCGCCTGCCACCGTGGTCGTCATAGGCGGCGGGGTGGTCGGCACCCACGCGGCGCAGATGGCGTGCGGCATGGGCGCCAAGGTGTACCTGCTGGACATGAGCCTGGAGCGGTTGCGCCACCTCTCCGAGGTGATGCCGAAGAACTGCTTCCCCGTGATGTCTTCTCCGGCCACCATCCGCGAACTGGTCAAGGAGGCGGACGTGGTCATCGGCGCGGTGCTGGTACACGGCGCCAAGGCGCCCAAACTGGTCACCCGCGACATGCTGAAGACCATGAAGCCCGGGGCGGTGCTGGTGGATGTGGCCATCGACCAGGGGGGCTGCTTTGAGACCTCGCGTCCGACCACACACCGCGAGCCGACCTACCTCGAGGAGGGGGTGCTGCACTACTGCGTCGCCAACATGCCGGGCGCGGTGCCGCTCACCTCGACGGCGGCGCTCACCAACGCCACGCTCCCCTACGCTGTGGCGCTGGCGGATCGCGGCTGGCGCGACGTGGCGCGCAACAACCCGGGCGTCAGGGAGGGGGTCAACGTCGCTTTGGGCAAGGTCACCTACCGCGGTGTCGCCGAGGCGTTCGGCCTGGAGTACACCCCGGTGGATGAGGTGCTAGGCTAA
- a CDS encoding YihY/virulence factor BrkB family protein has product MNKRQHLCVFLNLAFVFLLQVLRSFQRNQGLLLSGAVAYYTLLSIVPMSILALVVLTHFIEEQRLIHTMATYLEMVIPGYAATLTEQVRIFLKDRKVIGMVGFTVMLFFSSLAFSMFRNAMSVIFSQSVRIKRRNVIISVIIPYLFIFLMGLGIVLVSYIVGAIETLESRHLEILGRNFNLGGTAVVVLYILGIVGEVLLLTALYLVMPMVRVRFRHAIIGGLITAILWEITRRVLVWYYASISMVNIIYGSIALTVVALLSMEAVALILLLGAQVIAELERKSDASAGEVPPEFET; this is encoded by the coding sequence ATGAACAAACGACAGCATTTATGTGTATTCCTCAACCTTGCCTTCGTGTTCCTGCTGCAGGTACTGCGCAGTTTCCAACGTAACCAGGGGCTCCTGTTATCCGGCGCCGTCGCCTACTATACGTTGTTGTCGATTGTCCCCATGTCTATACTCGCCCTCGTTGTGCTGACGCATTTTATCGAAGAGCAGCGGTTGATTCACACCATGGCAACGTACCTTGAAATGGTAATCCCCGGTTACGCGGCGACTTTGACCGAACAGGTGCGGATTTTCCTTAAGGACCGCAAGGTAATCGGCATGGTCGGTTTCACCGTCATGTTGTTTTTCAGCTCCCTTGCCTTTTCCATGTTTAGAAACGCCATGTCGGTGATTTTTTCCCAAAGTGTCAGGATTAAGCGTCGTAACGTCATCATTTCCGTTATTATTCCCTACCTGTTCATTTTCCTGATGGGACTGGGTATCGTGCTCGTGTCGTATATTGTTGGCGCCATCGAGACCCTGGAAAGCAGGCATCTTGAGATACTTGGCAGGAATTTTAACCTTGGAGGAACCGCCGTTGTGGTTTTGTACATCCTGGGGATCGTTGGCGAGGTGCTTTTACTCACCGCCCTCTATCTGGTCATGCCCATGGTGCGGGTCAGGTTTCGTCACGCGATAATCGGCGGGCTAATCACGGCCATTTTATGGGAGATCACTCGACGGGTGTTGGTCTGGTATTACGCCTCTATATCCATGGTAAACATCATATACGGCTCCATAGCCCTAACGGTGGTGGCCCTTCTCAGTATGGAGGCTGTTGCGCTGATTCTGCTGTTGGGAGCCCAGGTTATTGCCGAACTTGAACGCAAATCCGACGCATCGGCCGGAGAAGTACCACCAGAATTTGAGACATGA
- a CDS encoding TMEM175 family protein produces the protein MVKSFARKETGRIEAFSDGVFAIAITLLVLTIKVPNASELGADQSLSSALLALWPHYLAFVTSFVTVLAKWVNHHRIFTFVQRSDHTFLYLNGLVLLLVTFLPFPTALVAEYLLHPEAKVAGAVFSGTFFGIAIAFKGLWHYASKNGRLLGGGRSVDPQHIDQITRQFSFGPFMYLAAFAVSFVSAGLSVVFCLSLAVIVGFKGWPRK, from the coding sequence ATGGTCAAGAGCTTTGCAAGAAAGGAAACAGGACGCATTGAGGCGTTCAGCGACGGGGTTTTCGCCATCGCCATAACACTGCTGGTCTTGACCATCAAAGTGCCAAATGCTTCGGAACTCGGTGCCGATCAGAGCCTGAGTTCTGCCTTGCTGGCGCTGTGGCCCCACTACCTTGCCTTCGTGACGAGCTTTGTCACGGTCCTCGCCAAGTGGGTGAACCATCACCGGATTTTCACCTTCGTCCAGAGAAGCGATCACACGTTCCTGTACTTGAACGGTTTGGTGCTGTTGCTGGTCACCTTCCTGCCGTTTCCGACCGCCTTGGTGGCGGAATACCTTCTTCACCCTGAAGCGAAGGTTGCCGGTGCGGTCTTTTCCGGCACCTTCTTCGGGATAGCAATAGCATTCAAGGGGTTGTGGCACTACGCCTCAAAAAATGGAAGGTTGCTCGGGGGGGGGCGAAGCGTGGACCCTCAGCACATTGATCAGATCACCAGACAATTCAGCTTCGGGCCGTTCATGTATCTTGCCGCGTTCGCTGTTTCTTTCGTGTCGGCAGGGTTGAGCGTTGTTTTCTGCCTCTCCCTGGCGGTAATCGTCGGTTTCAAAGGCTGGCCACGGAAGTAG
- a CDS encoding B12-binding domain-containing radical SAM protein has protein sequence MKVLLVYPKYPDTYWSFSYAMPFIGKKAAFPPLGLLTVAALTPDSWEVRLIDLNVERLSDNDLQWADYVFLGAMTVQRESVREVLSRCSSLRIKTVGGGPLFSTCHDEFPEVDHLVLGEAEVTLPRFLEDLEKKSQQRIYLPGNRPDIARTPIPRWALIDMHKYASMNVQYSRGCPFDCEFCDITALFGHNPRTKTPEQVIAELDALYSRGWRGGVFFVDDNFIGDKRKLINEVLPAMISWMKAHGYPFFFYTEASINLADDPRLLELMVTAGFQEVFIGIESPEPDSLRETGKLQNHNRDLLASVRYIQQAGLQVQGGFIVGFDSDSPEIFDKQLHFIQKSGIVTAMVGILMVLRGTKLHSRLASEGRIISTANGNNTDTALTFTPKMSPQVLIAGYQRLVRTIYSPDYFYDRMMTFLKEYRLSGPSLFSTLQWRDVRAFFRSVLFLGILGKERLHYWKVFFWTLLRKPRLLPLTITLAIYGFHFRTVSDQICSPPTDECR, from the coding sequence ATGAAGGTTCTGCTCGTCTACCCTAAGTACCCAGATACCTATTGGAGTTTCAGCTATGCAATGCCGTTTATCGGGAAAAAAGCCGCGTTTCCTCCCCTGGGTCTTCTTACTGTTGCGGCGCTTACCCCTGACAGCTGGGAAGTGAGGCTGATCGATCTTAACGTCGAGCGGCTTTCTGATAATGACCTGCAGTGGGCCGATTACGTATTTCTCGGTGCCATGACGGTCCAGAGGGAGTCCGTAAGGGAAGTCTTGAGCCGATGCAGCTCTCTAAGGATCAAGACCGTCGGGGGAGGCCCGCTTTTCTCGACATGCCATGATGAGTTTCCCGAGGTGGACCATTTGGTGCTCGGTGAGGCCGAGGTCACATTGCCGCGTTTTCTGGAAGACCTCGAAAAAAAAAGCCAGCAGCGGATTTACCTCCCCGGCAACCGCCCCGACATTGCTCGCACGCCGATCCCGCGATGGGCGCTGATCGACATGCACAAGTACGCCTCCATGAATGTACAGTATTCCCGGGGATGTCCTTTCGATTGCGAGTTTTGCGACATCACTGCACTGTTCGGTCACAACCCGAGAACCAAAACTCCGGAACAGGTCATAGCCGAGCTCGATGCGCTCTACTCCAGGGGGTGGCGCGGAGGGGTTTTCTTCGTTGACGACAACTTCATTGGCGATAAACGAAAGCTGATAAATGAAGTTCTTCCGGCGATGATTTCCTGGATGAAGGCGCATGGATACCCGTTCTTCTTCTATACCGAGGCTTCCATCAATCTTGCGGACGACCCGCGTCTCCTCGAATTGATGGTCACCGCCGGTTTTCAGGAGGTCTTCATCGGCATCGAAAGCCCGGAACCGGATTCTCTGAGGGAAACGGGCAAACTGCAGAACCACAACCGCGATCTCCTAGCCTCGGTGCGCTATATCCAACAGGCGGGGCTTCAGGTGCAGGGAGGCTTCATCGTGGGTTTCGACAGTGACTCACCTGAAATCTTCGACAAACAGCTCCACTTCATACAGAAAAGCGGCATCGTTACGGCCATGGTGGGAATACTGATGGTCCTGCGTGGTACCAAGTTGCATAGCCGGCTCGCCAGCGAGGGAAGGATCATCAGTACTGCCAATGGCAACAACACCGATACCGCCCTCACTTTTACCCCGAAGATGAGCCCACAGGTGCTGATAGCAGGTTATCAGCGACTGGTGAGGACCATTTATTCGCCGGATTATTTCTACGATCGCATGATGACTTTTCTGAAAGAGTACCGGCTTTCGGGACCATCCCTGTTTTCCACGCTACAGTGGCGTGATGTCAGGGCATTTTTCCGATCCGTGCTTTTTCTGGGGATTCTGGGTAAGGAGCGGCTGCACTATTGGAAGGTTTTTTTCTGGACGCTCCTCAGGAAACCACGACTACTCCCGTTGACCATAACGCTGGCAATCTATGGTTTTCATTTCCGTACCGTTTCCGACCAGATCTGCTCCCCACCCACCGATGAGTGCCGCTAA
- a CDS encoding Lrp/AsnC family transcriptional regulator, with product MKDLAPGTVDKIDRAILTELQKDGRLSNVQLAELVGLSESACLRRVRNLEQSGIIDRYVMLVDQGAIGKPGNVFVRVTLDGQQREKLSSFEEAITTVPEVMECYLMSGDVDYLLRVIVKDTDDYLRLHNKLTGLPGVLRVQSSFALRTVVSKTSLPL from the coding sequence ATGAAGGATCTTGCGCCAGGAACCGTAGACAAGATTGATCGAGCCATTCTGACCGAGCTGCAAAAGGACGGCAGGCTCTCCAACGTGCAACTCGCCGAACTGGTCGGCCTCTCCGAATCGGCCTGCCTGCGCCGGGTACGCAACCTGGAGCAAAGCGGCATCATAGATCGTTACGTGATGCTGGTGGACCAGGGGGCGATCGGCAAGCCGGGCAACGTCTTCGTGCGCGTCACCCTCGACGGTCAGCAGCGGGAGAAGCTGTCCAGCTTCGAGGAGGCGATCACGACCGTGCCCGAGGTGATGGAGTGCTACCTCATGTCCGGCGACGTCGACTACCTCTTGCGGGTGATCGTCAAGGACACCGACGACTACCTGCGCCTGCACAACAAGCTGACCGGCCTGCCCGGTGTGTTGCGGGTGCAGTCCTCCTTCGCCCTGCGCACCGTGGTGAGCAAGACCTCCCTACCCCTCTAG
- a CDS encoding ABC transporter substrate-binding protein, which translates to MRPLLLCILLLAWAFAAPALASDLLILQSSRSPVYAEALRGLRAAARTNEQPLVLSDYAEVDVQRLVREERPRLVVAVGDQALIACRKIREVPVVTMLSLSLSQKPQSDRVGGVSMVASPERYMELFAQLGAKQVGVLYDPKLSGLYLKRAAAEAADHGITLTMEPVRHSRDLQGKLEKLKGEVDLLWLLPDSTVVTTVNMEALLLFSMTQGIPAVTFTGQYLKNGAAASLDVDPYDIGVQTGELVFSLLRSGASQKIPMLDPRKVRLQVNESVLRKLRLKMP; encoded by the coding sequence ATGCGCCCCCTGCTCCTGTGCATACTGCTTCTCGCCTGGGCCTTCGCTGCCCCGGCGCTCGCCTCGGACCTCCTCATCCTGCAGTCCAGCCGCAGCCCGGTCTACGCCGAGGCCCTGCGCGGCCTGCGTGCCGCGGCGAGGACCAACGAGCAGCCCCTGGTGCTCTCCGACTACGCCGAGGTGGACGTGCAGCGTCTGGTCCGGGAAGAGCGCCCGAGACTGGTGGTCGCCGTGGGCGACCAGGCCCTGATCGCCTGCCGCAAGATCAGGGAGGTGCCGGTGGTCACCATGCTCTCCCTGTCCTTGTCGCAAAAACCGCAGTCAGATCGCGTCGGCGGGGTGTCCATGGTGGCGTCTCCGGAGCGCTACATGGAGCTCTTCGCCCAACTGGGCGCCAAGCAGGTCGGGGTCCTCTACGACCCGAAACTGTCGGGGCTCTACCTGAAGCGGGCTGCCGCCGAGGCAGCCGATCACGGCATCACCCTCACCATGGAGCCGGTGCGCCACTCGCGCGACCTGCAGGGAAAACTGGAGAAGCTCAAAGGAGAGGTGGACCTGTTGTGGCTGCTGCCGGACAGCACCGTGGTGACCACGGTCAACATGGAGGCGCTGCTGCTTTTTTCCATGACTCAGGGCATCCCTGCCGTCACCTTCACCGGCCAGTACCTGAAAAACGGCGCCGCCGCCTCGCTGGACGTGGACCCCTACGATATCGGGGTGCAGACCGGCGAGCTGGTCTTCTCCCTGCTGAGAAGCGGCGCATCGCAGAAGATCCCGATGCTGGACCCGCGCAAGGTCCGGCTCCAGGTGAACGAAAGCGTGCTGCGCAAGCTGCGCCTGAAGATGCCATAG
- a CDS encoding Ig-like domain-containing protein, producing the protein MTQKNQGRLLVLFVFALSLLSFQLWRNEAQAQSSYYTAMGCVNCHTTTSTCNGCHAHGTHATSTKNTINVTGTTNKTSYAPGETVSVTIAGGYRTGWVRAVLLDQSGAQLAISSGTASGMGSSTTLPAVLTAPAPAAGGTYTWQVGWYGNQYDIAGAAFGSWLPDANNPNHGYEIVSTNSFTVAAAPAADTTAPVVGTFTLPATATSLTVPVTAFTATDNVAVTGYLVSTSSAAPAASAAGWSATAPASVTAVAGSNTFYAFAKDAAGNVSAGKSASVTVTLPDTTAPVVGTFTLPATATSLTVPVTAFTATDNVAVTGYLVSTNSAAPAASAAGWSATAPASVTAVAGSNTFYAFAKDAAGNVSAGKSASVTVTLPDTTAPVVGTFTLPATATTLTVPVTAFTATDNVAVTGYLVSTSSAAPAASAAGWSATAPASVTAVAGSNTFYAFAKDAAGNVSAGKSASVTVTLPDTTAPVVGTFTLPATATTLTVPVTAFTATDNVAVTGYLVSTSSAAPSASAMGWSMTPPAVVTAVEGSNTFYAFAKDAAGNVSIGKSASVTVTIPAPTADTTNPTLVVSTLADGSYTNKVTLNISGSATDAGGLQSLTINGQAVIVNPDGSFSAAVTLVPGANVITVVAVDQAGNAQSVVRTITFDPTAPVLAITAPGDNSDSAQSYITVTGTIDESSTVTVTDNGGNQTSAAINGNTFTATVNLVAGVNTITVTATDLAGNVTSAKRTVTYTPAGVLTMAVTYPAQDITTSKNSIVVTGTVADTVGKATVLVKMSGRTYKPKVDSTGVFKQQLRFLKNGTYVITVTATDAAGNSSTVTRNVIYRKATLSELRLKHKERYDD; encoded by the coding sequence ATGACTCAGAAGAATCAAGGAAGGTTACTGGTGTTGTTCGTCTTCGCACTGTCCCTGCTGTCCTTTCAGCTCTGGCGCAACGAGGCGCAGGCGCAGTCGTCCTACTATACGGCCATGGGGTGCGTGAACTGCCATACCACTACCTCCACCTGCAACGGCTGTCACGCCCACGGCACCCACGCCACCAGCACCAAGAACACCATCAACGTGACCGGCACCACCAACAAGACCTCCTACGCTCCAGGTGAAACCGTATCCGTCACCATAGCCGGCGGCTACCGCACCGGTTGGGTGCGCGCCGTGCTGCTCGACCAAAGCGGCGCCCAGTTGGCAATCTCCAGCGGCACCGCCAGCGGCATGGGAAGCTCGACCACCCTCCCTGCCGTCCTGACCGCACCGGCGCCGGCCGCGGGGGGGACCTACACCTGGCAGGTGGGGTGGTACGGCAACCAGTACGACATCGCCGGGGCCGCTTTCGGCAGCTGGCTCCCCGACGCCAACAACCCCAACCACGGCTACGAGATCGTCAGCACCAACTCCTTCACGGTGGCCGCGGCTCCCGCCGCCGACACCACCGCGCCCGTCGTGGGCACCTTCACCCTGCCGGCCACCGCGACCAGCCTGACCGTACCGGTCACCGCCTTCACCGCCACCGACAACGTCGCCGTCACCGGTTATCTCGTCAGCACCAGCTCGGCAGCACCGGCTGCCTCCGCCGCCGGGTGGAGCGCCACCGCTCCGGCAAGCGTCACCGCGGTCGCCGGGAGCAACACCTTCTACGCCTTCGCCAAGGATGCCGCCGGCAACGTCTCCGCCGGCAAGAGCGCCAGCGTCACCGTCACCCTCCCCGACACCACCGCTCCGGTCGTGGGCACCTTCACCCTGCCGGCCACCGCGACCAGCCTGACCGTACCGGTCACCGCCTTCACCGCCACCGACAACGTCGCCGTCACCGGTTATCTCGTCAGCACCAACTCGGCAGCACCGGCTGCCTCCGCCGCCGGGTGGAGCGCCACCGCTCCGGCAAGCGTCACCGCGGTCGCCGGGAGCAACACCTTCTACGCCTTTGCCAAGGATGCCGCCGGCAACGTCTCCGCCGGCAAGAGCGCCAGCGTCACCGTCACCCTCCCCGACACCACCGCGCCCGTCGTGGGGACCTTCACCCTGCCGGCCACCGCGACCACCCTGACCGTACCGGTCACCGCCTTCACCGCCACCGATAACGTCGCCGTCACCGGTTATCTCGTCAGCACCAGCTCGGCAGCACCGGCCGCCTCCGCCGCCGGGTGGAGCGCCACCGCTCCGGCAAGCGTCACCGCGGTCGCCGGGAGCAACACCTTCTACGCCTTCGCCAAAGATGCCGCCGGCAACGTCTCCGCCGGCAAGAGCGCCAGCGTCACCGTCACCCTCCCCGACACCACCGCCCCCGTCGTGGGCACCTTCACCCTGCCGGCTACCGCGACCACCCTGACCGTACCGGTCACCGCCTTCACCGCCACCGATAACGTCGCCGTCACCGGTTATCTCGTCAGCACCAGCTCCGCCGCACCTTCGGCCTCAGCCATGGGCTGGAGCATGACTCCCCCGGCGGTGGTCACCGCGGTGGAAGGGAGCAATACCTTCTACGCATTCGCCAAGGACGCGGCAGGAAACGTTTCGATCGGCAAGAGCGCGAGCGTGACCGTTACCATCCCCGCGCCGACCGCCGACACCACCAACCCGACCCTGGTCGTCTCGACCCTGGCCGACGGCTCCTACACCAACAAGGTGACCCTCAACATAAGCGGCAGCGCGACCGACGCCGGCGGGCTGCAGTCGCTCACCATCAACGGCCAGGCCGTCATCGTGAACCCCGACGGCTCCTTCAGCGCCGCCGTCACCCTGGTGCCCGGCGCCAACGTGATCACCGTGGTGGCCGTGGACCAGGCCGGCAACGCCCAGAGCGTCGTCCGCACCATCACCTTCGACCCCACCGCGCCGGTGCTCGCCATCACCGCCCCCGGCGACAACAGCGACTCGGCCCAGTCCTACATCACCGTGACCGGGACCATCGATGAAAGCTCCACCGTCACCGTGACCGACAACGGCGGCAACCAGACCTCGGCCGCCATCAACGGCAACACCTTCACCGCCACCGTCAACCTGGTAGCCGGCGTCAACACCATCACCGTCACCGCAACCGACCTGGCCGGCAACGTCACCAGCGCCAAGCGGACCGTGACCTACACCCCGGCCGGCGTCCTCACCATGGCGGTGACCTACCCGGCGCAGGACATCACCACCAGCAAGAACAGCATCGTTGTGACCGGCACCGTGGCCGACACGGTCGGCAAAGCCACGGTCCTCGTGAAGATGAGCGGCCGCACCTACAAGCCCAAGGTCGACAGCACCGGCGTCTTCAAGCAGCAGCTCCGGTTCCTGAAAAACGGCACCTACGTGATCACCGTGACCGCCACCGACGCCGCGGGCAACAGCAGCACGGTCACCCGCAACGTCATCTACCGCAAGGCGACCCTCAGCGAGCTCCGGCTCAAGCACAAAGAGCGCTACGACGACTAA
- a CDS encoding response regulator: MITSILIVDNDEITRDLICRLISFRIPNAVIHATSKFESALELCKTLRIDIVITATSMQPTSSNDMLDSIRRIENNPIKIIIMTSSGQKDELDRMSGIENSYIIGKPINIEELITLVNDKIVEVERERLGRSRSGT; this comes from the coding sequence ATGATAACATCAATACTGATCGTCGATAATGATGAAATAACAAGGGATCTGATTTGTCGTCTCATTTCCTTTCGTATACCAAATGCAGTCATACATGCTACCTCTAAATTCGAATCTGCGCTTGAATTATGTAAAACACTCAGAATAGATATAGTCATTACAGCAACATCGATGCAACCTACCAGCAGCAATGACATGCTTGACAGTATCAGAAGAATCGAGAACAACCCGATTAAGATTATTATAATGACTAGCTCCGGCCAAAAGGATGAGTTAGACAGGATGTCCGGTATAGAAAACTCTTACATAATTGGCAAACCGATAAACATCGAGGAACTGATCACTTTGGTCAATGATAAGATAGTTGAGGTGGAAAGAGAGCGTTTAGGAAGATCGCGTTCAGGCACTTGA